The following are encoded in a window of Vicugna pacos chromosome 2, VicPac4, whole genome shotgun sequence genomic DNA:
- the LOC140700216 gene encoding C-X-C motif chemokine 6 has translation MRLLPSRAARISGPSGSLCALLALLLLTPPGPLASAGPVAAVVRELRCMCLTTNTGVHPKIISNLQVIASGPQCSKVEVIATLKNGQEVCLNPEAPLIRKIIQKMLDSGNNN, from the exons ATGAGACTCCTACCCAGCCGCGCCGCCCGCATCTCCGGCCCTTCGGGCTCGCTGTGCGCGCTGCTCGCGCTGCTGCTGCTGACGCCGCCGGGGCCCCTCGCCAGCG CTGGTCCTGTCGCAGCCGTAGTGAGAGAGTTGCGATGCATGTGTTTAACCACCAACACGGGGGTTCATCCGAAAATAATCAGTAACCTGCAGGTGATCGCCTCAGGACCGCAGTGCTCCAAGGTGGAAGTGAT TGCCACCTTGAAGAACGGACAGGAAGTCTGTCTGAACCCAGAAGCTCCTTTGATCAGGAAGATCATCCAGAAAATGCTGGACAG